The Anabrus simplex isolate iqAnaSimp1 chromosome 1, ASM4041472v1, whole genome shotgun sequence genome window below encodes:
- the LOC136876079 gene encoding uncharacterized protein: MVKAEGNSRPGPPSWLDKDFIQRVLRSQDGDPTITVTSYEVSMANADGDGYLSYMYRIIATLQDSQERRVIVKCQPLGGQREELIESLDAFAKETQMLSETLPRMHRLLEQAKPGVYPPFTAKCLHHGKEPIPFIVMEDLRESGFTLATRQLGFDLAHCTLAMKTLARMHASSLALYDKNPEAVKCFSCPVREDTREVLAPFYQNAVRSLADEVAKWPGFEEYVPKLNKLVDTMFDRVVQCYIRKEDELNVLCHGDTWCNNMMFKYSNDTLEDMRFVDLQVSFFSSPALDLHNFLYSSASEEVRINHIDSLLEDYHTSFTETLRILNCSKYAVSLEQLRKIFKDYAFYGFFISTTILPVAILEPELSFDVEGALSKSEGSSGKNANMYENKVYVNTMKRLFPLFEKDGLLD; the protein is encoded by the coding sequence ATGGTGAAGGCAGAAGGAAATAGCCGTCCTGGACCACCGTCCTGGTTGGACAAGGACTTCATCCAGAGGGTTCTGAGGTCACAAGATGGGGATCCTACCATCACTGTCACATCTTATGAGGTTAGCATGGCCAACGCTGACGGAGACGGTTACCTCAGTTACATGTATCGGATCATAGCTACTTTGCAAGATTCACAGGAGCGGCGAGTGATCGTTAAGTGTCAACCACTGGGTGGTCAGCGGGAAGAACTTATTGAAAGTCTTGATGCTTTTGCCAAAGAAACACAAATGCTATCAGAGACTCTCCCAAGAATGCACAGACTTCTAGAGCAGGCTAAACCAGGCGTATATCCGCCTTTCACAGCTAAGTGTCTTCACCATGGCAAAGAACCTATTCCTTTTATAGTCATGGAGGATTTACGAGAGTCAGGGTTTACTCTAGCCACGAGACAGCTAGGGTTCGACCTAGCTCATTGTACTTTGGCCATGAAAACACTCGCTCGAATGCATGCCTCGTCCTTGGCTCTTTATGATAAGAATCCTGAGGCAGTTAAGTGTTTCAGCTGCCCAGTTCGCGAAGACACCAGAGAAGTATTAGCGCCATTCTATCAAAATGCTGTGCGGTCACTGGCAGACGAAGTGGCTAAGTGGCCAGGGTTTGAGGAATATGTCCCTAAGTTGAACAAGCTGGTAGATACCATGTTTGATCGCGTGGTACAATGTTACATTCGCAAGGAAGATGAGCTCAATGTCCTTTGCCATGGAGACACGTGGTGCAACAATATGATGTTCAAATACTCAAACGATACTCTAGAAGACATGCGATTCGTGGATTTACAAgtctcattcttctcatctcctGCTCTGGACCTGCATAATTTCTTATATTCTAGTGCTAGCGAGGAAGTGCGAATTAATCACATAGACAGCTTGTTAGAGGACTACCATACCAGTTTCACTGAGACACTCAGAATTTTAAATTGTTCCAAGTACGCGGTATCGCTGGAGCAGCTTCGGAAAATTTTTAAAGACTATGCCTTTTATGGATTCTTTATTTCAACGACTATTTTGCCTGTTGCTATCTTGGAGCCCGAACTTAGTTTCGATGTTGAAGGAGCTCTGTCTAAGAGTGAAGGCTCTAGTGGAAAGAATGCAAATATGTACGAAAACAAAGTTTACGTGAATACAATGAAACGTTTGTTTCCCCTTTTCGAGAAAGATGGATTATTAGATTGA